A region of Curvibacter sp. AEP1-3 DNA encodes the following proteins:
- a CDS encoding DNA-deoxyinosine glycosylase, translating into MAAVTLTGLAPLVSPATKVLILGSFPGVRSLQAQEYYGHPQNQFWKILQAIWPSGAHEICASSYENRSNWLLESGLGVWDVYASCEREGSLDSAIRNAVPNDIAALHLPQLQAIAHNGGESFKHARHTRTLGVPVYQLPSTSPANASWSFERKLAAWREVMERHGLV; encoded by the coding sequence ATGGCGGCAGTCACCCTGACCGGCCTGGCGCCGCTGGTGTCACCCGCCACCAAGGTGCTGATATTGGGCAGCTTTCCCGGTGTGCGCTCGTTGCAGGCGCAAGAGTATTACGGTCACCCGCAAAACCAGTTCTGGAAGATATTGCAAGCCATTTGGCCGTCTGGCGCCCATGAAATATGCGCGAGCAGCTATGAAAATCGTAGCAACTGGCTGCTGGAGAGCGGCCTGGGCGTGTGGGACGTGTACGCCAGCTGCGAACGCGAAGGCAGCCTGGACAGTGCCATCCGCAACGCGGTGCCCAACGACATCGCCGCACTGCACCTGCCGCAGCTACAGGCCATCGCCCACAACGGCGGCGAGAGCTTCAAACACGCCCGCCACACCCGCACCCTGGGCGTGCCCGTTTACCAGCTCCCCAGCACCAGCCCGGCTAATGCGTCATGGAGCTTTGAGCGCAAGCTGGCGGCGTGGCGGGAGGTAATGGAGCGGCATGGGCTGGTTTAA
- a CDS encoding rhodanese-like domain-containing protein, producing the protein MKTLFASITLALMAFSAQAKDVIIDVRSPQEFAAGHVEGAINIEHTAIAQEIAKAGVGKDDTVLLYCQSGRRSGIALDTLKGMGFSKAENVGGIEQARKTLAKK; encoded by the coding sequence ATGAAAACACTATTCGCCAGTATCACCCTCGCCTTGATGGCTTTCTCGGCCCAGGCCAAAGACGTCATCATTGACGTGCGCAGTCCGCAAGAGTTTGCCGCCGGGCATGTGGAAGGCGCCATCAACATCGAGCACACCGCCATCGCCCAGGAGATTGCCAAGGCGGGCGTGGGCAAGGACGACACCGTGCTGCTGTACTGCCAGAGTGGCCGGCGCAGCGGCATCGCGCTGGACACGCTCAAGGGCATGGGCTTTAGCAAAGCCGAGAACGTGGGCGGCATCGAGCAGGCCCGCAAAACCCTGGCCAAAAAGTAA
- a CDS encoding TMEM175 family protein, giving the protein MNKNRLEAFSDGVIAIIITIMVLEFKVPHGETLADLLPLWPVFLSYVLSFVNVGIYWNNHHHLMHAVKKVNGSILWANLNLLFWLSLMPFATAWMGENHFAATPVVLYCVDLCLCAAAYTWLQSCIIRHEGRESTLSHAVGTDRKGKISLASYVVSIGLALAGYPALAGIFVGLVACIWLIPDRRIEKTLTGE; this is encoded by the coding sequence ATGAACAAAAACCGCCTCGAAGCCTTTAGCGATGGCGTCATCGCCATCATCATCACCATCATGGTGTTGGAGTTCAAAGTGCCGCACGGCGAGACGCTGGCAGACCTGCTGCCGCTGTGGCCCGTGTTCCTGAGCTACGTGCTGAGCTTTGTGAATGTGGGCATTTACTGGAACAACCACCACCACCTGATGCACGCGGTCAAAAAGGTGAATGGCAGCATCCTCTGGGCCAACCTGAACCTGTTGTTCTGGCTGTCTCTCATGCCCTTTGCCACTGCTTGGATGGGCGAGAACCACTTTGCCGCCACCCCTGTGGTGCTGTACTGCGTGGACCTCTGCCTGTGCGCTGCGGCCTACACCTGGCTGCAGAGCTGCATCATCCGCCACGAGGGCCGCGAGTCGACACTCAGCCACGCGGTGGGCACCGACCGCAAAGGCAAGATTTCGCTGGCCAGCTACGTCGTTTCGATTGGCTTGGCGCTGGCGGGCTACCCGGCTTTGGCCGGCATCTTTGTAGGGTTGGTGGCCTGCATCTGGCTGATCCCCGACCGCCGCATCGAAAAGACGCTTACTGGGGAATAA
- a CDS encoding alpha-galactosidase, which yields MSTHAPEASATFTTLHGTHTSVVLEVRPGEAPLWRYWGPRLPDNCVPLAPLRDGRAIPPSSMEFDQPLTVAPTFGVGWYMQSALLAHRSGQQFAQQFTHCEVETLLTGKRIAIHLTDSVAQLRLTLHMALDAHDVLQLSTTLVNDGHDVLDVQWLAAGTVPLPGDAQAVRSYTGQWANEFQLQVDALSRSTWLRENRRGRTSHDSFPGAVVTTPGSTEHAGTVYGAHLAWSGNHRQSIEWLHDGQYQWQMGEWLAPGEVRLGAGEHLQTPTLFASCSVQGLNGLAANFHATVRSRLPWPGGRMRPRPVHLNTWEAVYFDHRSDDINALAEAAASVGVERFVLDDGWFQGRHSDRAALGDWWPDPAKYPDGLQPLARHVNQLGMEFGLWVEPEMVNPDSQLFRTHPDWALRLEGRPLLTMRNQLVLDVARPEVADYLFAKLHALLSNVPIAYLKWDMNRDLTTAGDALGRPAYRRFVYALYALVDRVRAAHPQLEIESCASGGARLDMGVLAHTHRVWTSDCNDALSRVAIQRGALQFLPPEILGAHIGPAPAHTTGRSQSLNFRAGVAISGHLGIEADVRHMSDEDRMALGRWVGMYKQLRNRLHTGQVWLGEAGDGVVWQAHGDAGASEILLLVYRTTPTTHRNTPPLRLPMLRPAAHYTIERLDPTPPDWTSSPLNDAALAAGAQAALPPTAHGAWLAAVGLPLPRMVAESALIYRLRFIPQ from the coding sequence TCCGCTGCGCGACGGCCGGGCCATCCCGCCCAGCAGCATGGAGTTCGACCAGCCGCTGACCGTTGCCCCCACTTTTGGGGTGGGCTGGTACATGCAAAGCGCCTTGCTGGCCCACCGCAGCGGCCAGCAGTTTGCGCAACAGTTCACCCACTGCGAGGTGGAAACCCTGCTCACCGGAAAGCGCATTGCCATCCACCTCACTGACAGCGTGGCGCAACTGCGCCTCACGCTGCACATGGCGCTGGACGCGCACGATGTGCTGCAGCTCAGCACCACCCTGGTGAACGACGGACATGATGTGCTGGACGTGCAGTGGCTGGCCGCAGGCACGGTGCCGCTGCCGGGCGACGCCCAGGCCGTGCGCTCTTACACCGGCCAATGGGCCAACGAATTTCAGTTGCAGGTGGATGCCCTCTCGCGCAGCACCTGGCTGCGCGAGAACCGGCGCGGCCGCACCTCGCACGACAGCTTTCCCGGTGCCGTAGTCACCACGCCCGGCAGCACCGAACACGCGGGTACGGTGTATGGCGCGCACCTGGCTTGGTCAGGCAACCACCGCCAATCCATCGAGTGGCTGCACGACGGGCAATACCAATGGCAAATGGGCGAGTGGCTGGCCCCCGGCGAAGTGCGCTTGGGCGCAGGCGAACACCTGCAAACACCCACCCTGTTTGCCAGCTGCTCGGTACAAGGCCTGAACGGCCTGGCCGCCAACTTTCACGCCACGGTGCGCAGCCGCTTGCCCTGGCCCGGTGGCCGCATGCGCCCGCGCCCGGTGCACCTCAACACCTGGGAAGCGGTGTACTTTGACCACCGCAGCGACGACATCAATGCTCTGGCCGAAGCCGCCGCCAGCGTGGGCGTGGAGCGCTTTGTGCTCGACGACGGCTGGTTCCAGGGCCGCCACAGCGACCGCGCTGCCCTGGGCGACTGGTGGCCCGACCCAGCCAAATACCCCGACGGCCTGCAACCCCTGGCCCGCCACGTGAACCAGTTGGGCATGGAGTTCGGCCTGTGGGTAGAGCCCGAAATGGTCAACCCCGACAGCCAGCTCTTTCGCACCCACCCCGACTGGGCGCTGCGGCTGGAGGGCCGCCCCCTGCTCACCATGCGCAACCAGCTGGTGCTGGACGTAGCCCGCCCTGAGGTGGCCGACTACCTGTTTGCCAAGCTGCACGCACTCTTGAGCAACGTGCCCATTGCCTACCTCAAGTGGGACATGAACCGCGACCTCACCACCGCCGGCGACGCGCTGGGCCGCCCGGCCTACCGCCGCTTTGTGTACGCGCTGTATGCGCTGGTGGACCGAGTGCGCGCCGCCCACCCGCAGCTCGAAATTGAAAGCTGCGCCTCGGGCGGCGCCCGGCTGGACATGGGCGTGCTCGCCCACACCCACCGCGTCTGGACCAGCGACTGCAACGACGCACTCTCGCGCGTGGCCATCCAGCGCGGCGCGCTGCAGTTTTTGCCGCCCGAGATTCTGGGCGCCCACATCGGCCCCGCGCCCGCGCACACCACCGGCCGCAGCCAGAGCCTGAACTTCCGTGCCGGTGTTGCGATCAGCGGGCACCTCGGCATTGAGGCTGACGTGCGCCACATGAGCGATGAGGACCGCATGGCCTTGGGCCGCTGGGTGGGCATGTACAAGCAGCTGCGCAACCGCCTGCACACCGGCCAGGTGTGGCTCGGCGAGGCAGGCGACGGCGTGGTCTGGCAAGCCCATGGCGACGCCGGTGCCAGCGAAATTCTGCTGCTGGTGTACCGCACCACGCCCACCACCCACCGCAACACGCCGCCCCTGCGCCTGCCCATGCTGCGCCCGGCGGCGCACTACACCATCGAGCGGCTGGACCCGACCCCACCTGACTGGACCAGCAGCCCGCTCAACGATGCCGCGCTGGCCGCCGGTGCCCAAGCGGCCCTGCCGCCCACCGCCCATGGCGCGTGGCTGGCCGCAGTAGGCCTGCCGCTGCCACGCATGGTTGCTGAGAGCGCGCTGATATACCGGCTGCGGTTTATTCCCCAGTAA